From the Cystobacter ferrugineus genome, the window GCGCAGCGACTTCTGCAGCGCGGCCAGATCCCTCGCGAGCGGCACCGCGGGCACGTCGGAGGGCACCTCTCCCAGGCCCGTGCCCACCTCCAACCGGTCGTGCACGAGCGCCAGCGGGGTCGCGTCCCCCTCGCACAGCACGCTGAGCGCGGCGTCGCGCAGCTCTCCCAACCCCACCGCGCTCCGCCCCCGCAGCGCCGCGAGCGCCTCGGCGAGCCGCACCGTCTCGATGACGCTCGCGGAGGACGCGTCCAGTCCCTCGCCGCGCAAGAGCTGCGCGATGCGTGCCGCCCAGGTGCTCACCGGCCGCTCGGGGGTGAGCCACAGGTGCGCATACCACCCGGGGGACTCCACGCCCGCCCCATACCCGCTGCGCCAGCCGAGCCGGTCATACGTCCAGGGAATCCACGTGGCCGCCACCTTCGTCTTCGGCAGGCCCTTGAGCAGCGCGTCGTCCTCGCGCGCGGGCCTCGCCTGGACGAGGGCCGGGGCATGCCACGCGCCACACACGACGGCGATCCGCTGGAAGCCCTCCTTCCTCGCCTGGCGGATGCAGCGCCGCATGTGCGCCTCGCGCAGGGCCTCGCGCGGGGGAATGTCACCCCCCACCTCGCGCACGGCCGTCATCGCCTCGAGCACGGCCTCGAAGACGCCCCGCGCGTCCTGGCGTTGCTCGATGAGCTGCTCCCACCATCCCTCGCTGTCCTCGTGGCCGGCCGCTCGCGCCAGTCCCGCCAGGGCATCCTCCCGGGGCGGCTCCGCCTTCTCCTGGGCCAGGGCCTCGGGGACGAGCTGGTGCGCCTGGGGCAGGTCGATGAAGCGCACGGGCAGCGAGCGCCCCAGGGCGTACTGAATGGCCTGCCACTCCGGGGAGAAGACGGCGAACGGGTAGAAGACGGCGTGCGCGGGCGTGTCGAGCGCGTAGACGAGCAGCGCCACCGGCGGCTTCATCCCGGCCTGGGCCGCGAGCGGCAGGAGCTCGTCCGCGTCGGGAGGGCCCTCGATGAGCACCACGTCGGGTTGGAGCGCTTCCAGCGCGGAGCGCACGCCGCGCGCGCTGCCGGGCCCATGGTGCCGCACGCCGAGCACATGAACGCCCGCGCCCGGCTCCGCGCTCACAGGACCTCCATGCACGCGCGGTAGAGGTCCTTCCACCCCTCACGCTCCTTCACCACCGTCTTGAGGTACTCCAGCCACACCACCCGGTCCTGCACGGGATCCTTCACGATGGCGCCCGTGAGGCCCGCGGCCAGGTCCGGAGCCCGGAGCACGCCGTCCCCGTAGTAGCCCGCCATGGCGAGGCCCCCGTTCATCACGGAGATGACCTCGGCCGTGGACAGCGCGCCCGAGGGCGTCTTGAGCTTCATCGTCCCATCCAGCGTCGCGCCGCCACGCAGCTCGCGGAAGAGGGTGACCACCCGGCGGATCTCCTCCAGCGCGGGTTTCTCCGCGGGCAGGGCCAGCGCGCGTCCCATCTCCGCCACGCGCTTCTCGACGATCTCCACCTCCTGCTCCAGCGAGTCGGGGGTGGGCAGCACCACGGTGTTGAAGCGGCGCAGCAGGGCGCTCGACAGCTCGTTCACGCCCCGGTCGCGGTTGTTCGCCGTGGCGATGACGTTGAAGCCCGCGCGGGCCTGCACCTCG encodes:
- a CDS encoding DUF5682 family protein, with translation MSAEPGAGVHVLGVRHHGPGSARGVRSALEALQPDVVLIEGPPDADELLPLAAQAGMKPPVALLVYALDTPAHAVFYPFAVFSPEWQAIQYALGRSLPVRFIDLPQAHQLVPEALAQEKAEPPREDALAGLARAAGHEDSEGWWEQLIEQRQDARGVFEAVLEAMTAVREVGGDIPPREALREAHMRRCIRQARKEGFQRIAVVCGAWHAPALVQARPAREDDALLKGLPKTKVAATWIPWTYDRLGWRSGYGAGVESPGWYAHLWLTPERPVSTWAARIAQLLRGEGLDASSASVIETVRLAEALAALRGRSAVGLGELRDAALSVLCEGDATPLALVHDRLEVGTGLGEVPSDVPAVPLARDLAALQKSLRLPPTSESKLQELDLRKELDRGRSRLLHRLRLLDIPWGTPEDDTRNAKGTFRENWRVKWEPELAVRVVEASLFGNTVESAATSRVRARAAEAKELDTLTALLEASLLAELSASIDTVLGHVQELSTRSADVPKLMEAFPPLVRTVRYGSVRETPTEPILAIIHGLLERILIGLPGACVALDEDAARERHGQLSALHAAMVLLEDKERLEEWSHALEGLVQRDAVHGLLRGAALRLRVEMGHVEDAALGPLARKALSPAVPPAEAAAWLEGLVTGSALLLLHRDDLWAALDGWLSGLTRETFVEQLPLVRRAFSRFGAAERRAMADRIRRPATAVGGARSVRTDDLDPERVAQVLPVLSLILGVRLDENLG